The following coding sequences are from one Candidatus Borkfalkia ceftriaxoniphila window:
- a CDS encoding polysaccharide deacetylase family protein — protein sequence MKIFTLSFDDGVTQDRRFIGLLKKYGLTCTFNVNSALLGTEGEVITGKNQSRVPHNKVEACEVASLYDGFEVAVHTRTHPMLTGLSDADILEQVVGDSVTLSSLAGYPVLGMAYPGGHPNYDRLVVDLLRKYTKIRYARTIVDTYALEFPSDFLLWNPSAHILDGRADGLIDEFCAAQGDSLLYLWGHTYEMDVDDGWERAERVLSRLANIKDAVCMTNMQVWEYAHK from the coding sequence ATGAAAATATTTACGCTCAGTTTCGACGACGGCGTGACGCAGGATCGGCGCTTTATCGGATTATTGAAAAAATACGGACTGACCTGCACGTTCAACGTCAATTCCGCGCTTCTGGGTACGGAGGGCGAAGTGATCACGGGTAAAAATCAGTCGCGCGTTCCGCACAACAAGGTAGAAGCGTGCGAAGTCGCGTCGCTGTACGACGGGTTCGAGGTCGCGGTGCACACGCGCACGCATCCCATGCTCACGGGGCTTTCCGACGCGGACATCCTCGAACAGGTCGTGGGCGATTCGGTCACGCTTTCCTCGCTCGCAGGGTATCCCGTGCTCGGCATGGCGTATCCGGGCGGGCATCCGAATTACGACCGTCTCGTCGTCGATCTGCTGCGCAAATATACCAAGATCCGCTATGCGCGCACCATAGTCGATACGTACGCGCTGGAGTTTCCTTCGGATTTTCTCTTGTGGAATCCCTCGGCGCATATCCTCGACGGCCGCGCGGACGGACTGATCGACGAATTCTGCGCGGCGCAGGGCGACAGTTTGTTATATCTGTGGGGGCATACCTACGAAATGGACGTTGACGACGGCTGGGAACGCGCCGAACGCGTGCTTTCCCGCCTCGCAAACATAAAAGACGCGGTCTGCATGACGAATATGCAGGTATGGGAATATGCCCATAAAT
- a CDS encoding pyridoxal phosphate-dependent aminotransferase, with protein sequence MNQRMYQLGSKRSVIREIFEFGKTRAQEIGAENVYDFSLGNPSVEPPACVKDTLLKLIEEPDQTALHGYTSAQGDLFVRRAIASHIRGNYDENADENYIYMTVGAAASLTITLSALCEEGDEVVTFAPYFTEYKVFAETAGARLVAVESDPDTFQIDFEKLEAVLGKNTRAVLVNSPNNPSGVVYNRETVARLAETLEKASEKFGHTIYLVSDEPYRELVYGGVEVPYITKFYTPSIVCYSYSKSLSLPGERIGYIYVNPKTEGAKELYLAVCGAGRALGYVCAPSLFQKLVARCVGKTSDVSVYRKNRDTLLNHLTKCGFSCVRPDGAFYLFMKTPEPDASAFCERAKKYDLLLVPGDDFGCKGYVRIAYCVSPDMIARALPAFEKLAKEYSL encoded by the coding sequence ATGAATCAGAGAATGTATCAGTTAGGCAGCAAGCGCTCCGTCATCCGCGAAATTTTCGAATTCGGGAAAACGCGCGCGCAGGAGATCGGCGCCGAAAACGTATATGATTTCAGTTTGGGCAATCCCAGCGTGGAGCCGCCCGCCTGCGTAAAGGATACGCTTTTAAAACTCATCGAAGAGCCGGACCAGACTGCGCTGCACGGCTATACCTCCGCGCAGGGCGATCTTTTTGTGCGCCGCGCGATCGCCTCCCATATCCGCGGGAATTACGATGAAAACGCGGACGAGAATTACATTTATATGACGGTCGGCGCGGCTGCGTCGCTGACGATCACGCTTTCCGCTCTGTGCGAGGAAGGGGACGAAGTGGTCACGTTCGCGCCGTATTTCACCGAATACAAGGTCTTTGCCGAAACGGCGGGCGCGCGCCTTGTGGCGGTAGAGAGCGATCCCGATACTTTCCAGATAGATTTTGAAAAACTGGAAGCGGTGCTCGGCAAAAACACCCGCGCCGTGCTCGTCAACTCGCCCAACAACCCGAGCGGTGTCGTGTATAACAGGGAAACGGTCGCGCGCCTTGCGGAAACGCTCGAAAAGGCGTCGGAAAAATTCGGGCATACGATCTACCTCGTTTCCGACGAGCCGTACCGCGAACTGGTGTACGGCGGCGTGGAAGTTCCCTATATCACGAAATTCTATACTCCCTCCATTGTATGCTATTCGTACTCCAAATCGCTCTCCCTTCCCGGCGAGCGCATCGGATATATTTATGTCAACCCGAAAACGGAGGGGGCGAAAGAATTATACCTCGCCGTCTGCGGCGCGGGCAGGGCGCTCGGTTACGTGTGCGCGCCCTCGCTTTTTCAAAAACTCGTCGCCCGCTGCGTCGGCAAAACGTCCGACGTGTCCGTCTATCGGAAAAACCGCGATACGCTCTTAAATCACCTTACGAAATGCGGCTTTTCCTGCGTGCGGCCCGACGGCGCGTTTTATCTGTTCATGAAAACGCCCGAACCCGACGCATCCGCCTTCTGCGAACGCGCGAAGAAATACGATCTGCTGCTCGTTCCCGGCGACGATTTCGGCTGTAAGGGCTACGTGCGCATCGCTTACTGCGTGTCGCCCGATATGATCGCGCGCGCTCTGCCCGCGTTCGAAAAACTTGCGAAAGAATATTCGCTGTAA